A single genomic interval of Helianthus annuus cultivar XRQ/B chromosome 13, HanXRQr2.0-SUNRISE, whole genome shotgun sequence harbors:
- the LOC110898094 gene encoding elongation factor Ts, mitochondrial produces MMLSRGAKRSIEILCGRVSTPIHSKYGYSTRSYGENFISEPKRNETQSKILRTYSSEVSPSDHTSLIKKLRERTSAPIKEVKAALIDCNWDLEEAQKELRKRGVALASKKASRAAAEGLLALSQNDKKAVVIELNCETDFVARNEIFQYLASSLAKLALSAESSEQATGHFPIGLQGLEDLKITFDHPKLSGETTVRNAITEVAAMMGENVKLRRGFAMPMSNHGVISTYLHTCPHPGLGRIAGILTLEVDDENAPLDAVQRVGSELAMHVVAAKPLFLTKEHASSDAVQNEREILKSQAESSGRPQAAIEKMVEGRLRKYFEEVVLMEQKFVVNDTINVKTVLSELSKEVGSPVKIGNFLRMEVGEGFQRADASEDIAQAA; encoded by the exons ATGATGTTATCTAGAGGTGCAAAACGGTCGATTGAGATTCTTTGTGGGCGAGTAAGCACTCCTATACACTCCAAATATGGTTACTCTACACGATCATATGGGGAAAACTTCATTTCTGAACCCAAAAGAAATGAAACACAAAGCAAGATTTTGAGAACGTATTCAAGCGAGGTTTCACCGTCAGATCATACGAGTCTGATAAAGAAACTAAGAGAAAGAACTAGTGCTCCTATCAAAGAGGTCAAGGCTGCTCTTATTGATTGCAATTGGGATTTGG AGGAGGCTCAAAAGGAACTGAGGAAAAGGGGAGTTGCTCTTGCGTCAAAAAAGGCATCTCGCGCTGCGGCTGAAGGTTTACTTGCGCTGTCACAGAATGATAAAAAGGCTGTTGTTATTGAGCTTAACTGTGAAACCGATTTTGTTGCAAGAAATGAAATATTTCAATACCTG GCTTCATCTTTGGCGAAACTGGCGCTATCTGCTGAAAGTTCAGAACAAGCAACTGGTCACTTCCCTATTGGACTTCAAGGTTTAGAG GACTTGAAGATCACTTTCGACCATCCTAAACTAAGCGGAGAAACAACTGTTCGGAATGCAATTACAGAAGTGGCTGCGATGATGGGTGAGAACGTAAAACTTAGAAGGGGTTTTGCAATGCCAATGTCTAATCACGGTGTAATATCTACATATCTCCATACTTGTCCTCATCCCG GGTTGGGGCGTATCGCTGGAATTCTGACACTTGAAGTTGATGACGAAAATGCTCCGCTTGATGCTGTCCAACGTGTTGGTTCAGAATTGGCAATGCATGTGGTGGCTGCGAAGCCTTTGTTTTTAACAAAAGAACATGCATCTTCTGACGCAGTTCAGAATGAACGTGAAATTCTCAAATCTCAG GCTGAAAGTTCGGGGAGGCCGCAGGCAGCAATAGAGAAGATGGTTGAAGGGCGATTAAGGAAGTATTTTGAAGAAGTTGTTTTAATGGAGCAAAAATTTGTTGTCAACGACACTATTAATGTGAAG ACGGTCTTGAGTGAACTATCAAAGGAAGTGGGGTCCCCTGTGAAAATCGGAAACTTTTTAAGAATGGAAGTTGGAGAAGGATTTCAGAG GGCCGATGCATCTGAAGATATAGCTCAAGCAGCATGA
- the LOC110901022 gene encoding uncharacterized protein LOC110901022: MANIAKIEFPALNITGENYMPWTAHVKRHLKSMGVLETITEWNECSDQDKAKADVFFHKHIDEMLQFEYSNFEDPYVLWEDLKSRFDNQREVLLPTARDEWNNLRFQDFKKVNEYTSALYRICSTLRFCGQTVTEEDMLEKTFSTLHASNINLQQQYRLQKFQRYYDLNSFLLVAEKNNELLMKNHQARPTRSLAIPEANVVINDDTKDSERKWGRGRGRGHFGKGNG; the protein is encoded by the coding sequence ATGGCAAACATCGCAAAAATTGAATTCCCGGCTCTTAATATCACCGGAGAAAATTATATGCCGTGGACGGCACATGTTAAGCGACATCTCAAGTCAATGGGTGTTTTGGAAACGATAACGGAGTGGAACGAATGTAGCGATCAAGACAAGGCAAAAGCCGATGTCTTCTTCCATAAACACATTGATGAGATGTTGCAATTTGAATATTCAAATTTTGAGGATCCATACGTTTTGTGGGAAGATTTAAAAAGCAGATTTGATAATCAAAGGGAAGTTTTACTTCCCACTGCTAGAGATGAATGGAACAATCTCAGGTTCCAAGATTTTAAAAAGGTGAATGAATACACCTCTGCTTTGTACAGGATATGCTCAACGCTCCGATTCTGTGGGCAAACTGTTACGGAGGAAGATATGTTGGAGAAAACTTTCTCCACATTGCATGCATCAAATATAAACTTGCAACAACAATATCGGTTGCAAAAGTTTCAAAGATATTATGATCTAAATTCATTTCTCCTCGTAGCAGAGAAAAACAATGAGCTACTAATGAAAAATCATCAAGCTCGTCCCACTAGATCATTAGCCATTCCAGAAGCAAATGTTGTTATTAATGATGATACTAAAGACTCTGAAAGAAAATGGGGACGAGGCCGTGGCCGTGGCCATTTTGGTAAAGGTAATGGTTGA